The following proteins come from a genomic window of Flavobacteriaceae bacterium MAR_2010_188:
- a CDS encoding TonB-dependent Receptor Plug Domain, with translation MIKKISILLTFILIATTLQLGAQNTLTGKITDGDQNALTDAMVYVDTIKVETKINKRGFFEIKVPTTAQVINVYSPVYGLLSNPYQGEETMNFVFLKDSGTDAKVDVVNIEYSDLVDKSGNSGNANINLEEDKNVVGYNTIYDYIRGKVAGVTVSSTNRITIRGVNSVGGSSDPLFVVDGFPVQSLDYIDVNQVKNVEVSKDGSMYGVRGSNGVLIITLKKN, from the coding sequence ATGATTAAAAAAATATCAATTCTACTCACATTTATACTTATTGCAACTACTCTTCAACTTGGTGCACAAAATACACTCACCGGCAAAATAACCGATGGTGACCAAAATGCGTTGACAGACGCAATGGTTTATGTGGACACTATTAAGGTAGAAACGAAAATAAACAAACGAGGTTTTTTCGAAATAAAAGTGCCGACTACCGCCCAGGTTATTAATGTTTACTCTCCAGTTTATGGCTTACTTTCTAATCCTTATCAGGGAGAAGAGACTATGAATTTTGTGTTCCTAAAGGATAGTGGCACTGACGCCAAGGTAGATGTTGTTAATATAGAGTATAGTGACTTGGTAGATAAATCCGGAAATAGCGGTAATGCAAATATTAATTTGGAAGAAGATAAGAATGTGGTTGGATATAACACCATCTATGATTATATAAGAGGTAAAGTTGCTGGAGTTACAGTGTCATCAACAAATAGAATAACTATTAGAGGTGTAAATAGCGTGGGAGGGTCTTCGGATCCACTATTTGTGGTGGACGGATTTCCAGTACAGAGCCTCGATTATATAGATGTAAATCAAGTAAAGAACGTAGAAGTTTCCAAGGACGGTTCCATGTACGGTGTAAGAGGTTCCAACGGGGTGTTAATTATCACGCTAAAAAAGAATTAA